ATCGACCTGCCTTCTGCCGATATTGACAGGGTAAAAGAGGAGATTGATGGTGAACTGGGTCTTGACCCTGAATCAGCTCTGCTCTGCTCGGCAAAGGAAGGTACAGGCGTTGAAGAGATCTTTGAGGCAATTGCTGAACGGATACCGCCTCCGGCAGGGGACCTGGAAAAACCCCTATCGGCCCTGATCTTTGATGCACAGTACGATTCATTCCGTGGGACAATTATCAGTTGCCGCATATTCAACGGTTCAGTCCGTCCCGGCGATACCATCCGGCTTATGGCCATGGGCACTCAGCACAGGGTTGAAGAAGTGGGCATATTCCGTCTTAAGATGGAACCAAGAAAAGACCTCACAGCCGGGATGGTCGGTTATATTATTGCAGGCATCAAGACAGTAAGTGATACAAGGGTCGGCGATACCATAACCCTCGATACAAACCCTGCCAAAGAGCCACTCCCCGGCTTTAAAGAGGTAAAACCGGTTGTCTTTTCATCTATTTACCCTATTGCCTCTGATGACTATCTGTCCCTTGCAGACGCACTTGAGAAGTACAAGCTGAACGATGCAGCCCTCGTTTATCAGAAAGACTCTTCGGCAGCGCTTGGACAGGGCTTCCGATGCGGATTCCTTGGGCTCCTCCACCTTGAGATCGTCCAGGAAAGGCTTGAACGCGAGTTCGACCAATCTATCATTATGACTTCTCCCAGTGTCCAGTATCGTTTCCTCCTTGCCGACGGTCGGACAGTTACCATAGATAACCCGGCATATTACCCCGACCCTACAGAGATTAAAAAGGGTGAAGAACCTTTTATCAGGGCCAGTATTATGATTCCCGAACGTTACGTCGGGGTTGTCATGAAGCTCTGCCTGGACCGGCGAGGAGTAAACTCGCGTCTCAGTTATCCTACTTCAGGCCGTGTTGAAATTACCTTTGACATGCCGTTAGGCGAGGTGATCTTCGACTTTTATGACAGGCTGAAAAGCATTACCCAGGGATATGGATCTTTTGATTACGAGATTATCGATTACAGGGAAAGCGACCTTGTCAAGCTCGATATACTCGTAAACGGAGAAAAGGTTGACGCCCTCTCTATGATCGTTCATCGCGAACATGCCCGTGAAAGGGGGGTAAAGGCATGTGACAGTCTGAAAGAGGAGATACCGAGGCAACAGTTCAAAATAGCCATCCAGGGGGCTATTGGAGGGAAAATCATCTCACGCTCAACCATTACTGCATTCAGAAAAGACGTTACTGCAAAATGCTACGGCGGGGATATTTCACGAAAAAGGAAGCTCCTTGAAAAACAGAAAAAGGGTAAAAAGAGGATGAAAGTCGTAGGCTCCGTAGAAATTCCCCAGAGCGCTTTTATGGCAGTGTTGAGAACAGATACCGAGTAACTGATTACTATATTCTACCCTCTAAGTTTTTAAAACAGGCTATGATATGAGCTATTAACTATGAGCTATGTATGAACCTTTAATGCATTAAGGAGCCTCCGATTTCATATCCCGGCCTCTATATCCATTTCCCTTTCTGTAAAACAAAGTGCCCGTACTGTGATTTTTATTCTGTAACAGATCTTTCTCTCATTGATACATGGCTTAATGCCCTTCAAAAGGAGATGTCTTTCTATCGCCCGGATTTTACCGTCTTCGACTCCCTCTATCTTGGCGGAGGAACCCCTACCCTGCTCAACAACCATCAAATAAAACGCCTTCTGGATGCCCTTCATAACCATTTTACTTTTCTTCCCGATACTGAGATCACCGTTGAGGCAAACCCCGATGACGTGACATCCGGAAAACTCGGCGCATTAAGTGCGGTAGGCGTGAACCGTTTGAGCATCGGCGTTCAGTCATTCAATGAAAAAGAGCTCCGGTTCCTGAAGAGAAGGCATACCGGTCATAACGCCAAAAAAGCAGTGAAGCTTGCAAAGGCCTGCGGCTTCACCAACATCGGAATAGACCTTATGTATGGCTTTGAGGGTCAGACCAGGGAAAGCTGGCTGGATACGATGCAAATGGCGATCGAGCTTGAGCCAATGCACCTTTCCTGCTATCAGTTCACTCTTGAGGAGACAACACCTTACGGCAAACTTAAGACAGAGGGCAAGCTGAAATCCATAACAGAAGAAGAGGAAAGGGAATTCTTTTTACTTACATCAAGCTTTTTAAAGCTCAACGGTTTTATTCATTACGAGGTTTCTAACTACGGAAAGGGCAAAAAATATTTTTCACGCCACAACCGGAAATACTGGCAGCATGTACCCTATCTCGGACTCGGCCCTGCTGCTCATTCCTTCAAAGACAATGTCAGGTGGTGGAACTACAGATCTGTTGAAGAGTACTGCCAGGTAGTTTCGCAGGGAAGAAAACCCGTTGACGGGTCTGAAAACCTTACCGATGAACAATTGAGACTGGAACGCCTCTATCTTGGTTTCAGGACTCAAAGCGGTGTATGCGTCGATGACATTTGCAGCAGTCCTTCAATGACTCAAACCTTATCGCAATTAAAACGATCAGGGTTTGTGAAGATCCGTAGCAACATGATAATCCCCACTCTAAAGGGCTACCTCATCGCAGACCACCTTCCCCTTATGTTCACATAAAGTTGTTGTGAGTCATTCCTTATTTTCAACTACTTTTTATATGGAAAACATACTTTTTTTCTGATATGATTCTTCACTTAAGGTCCCATCGTCTAGTGGCCTAGGACGCTGGCCTCTCACGCCGGTAACACGAGTTCGAACCTCGTTGGGACTACCAAAATTTTAAAACAATTTCTAATTGTGAATTTATAATTTTGAATTTGAAACACAAAGAATAGAAACAAATTCTTTATCAACAAGCATTCTACAGTAAATGTTGAACATATGGCTTTATAACAATATTATTGCTTTAGAGCTTCGGGATTTCTGAAAAAATCCGTATTCAAAAATTCTTTCAATGCATGGAGCGCCCTGCCGCGGTGGCTTAGTCTGTTTTTTTCTTCCATAGTAAGTTCGGCTATATATTTATCCAGTTCAGGCACATAAAAAACAGGGTCGTAACCGAAACCTTTTTCACCTTTTCTTTCAAACCCGATATAACCTTTCAGCGAACCGTAAAATACATAGCTCCTTTCCTTTTCAGGCATGTACAGGGCTATATATGCCTTGAAAACCGCACCCCTTTTTTCCCAGGGAATCCCTTTAAGCTCAACAAGCAATTTATTGATCCTGTCTTCATCATCCTTGCCGTACCTTGAAGAAAATATACCCGGTCTTCCTCCGAGGGCCGCCACCTCGATACCCGAATCATCGGCAATCGTATCCATATTGAATCTGTCGCCGATCTTTCGAGCCTTTTTCATCGCATTTTCAAGATATAGAAGGCTGTCTTCACTTACCTCAACTTGATCTTCCAAATCCGTTAAAGAATAAAAATTAACGAATTCGCCATGAAGAATAGCCTTTATCTCTTCAAGCTTGCCAGGGTTTACTGTTGCAATTACAACATCTTTCATAATAATTCAAAAAGACATTTTTCAGACAAGCGTGCGACATAATTCATTGCCTCTTGCCCACTGAAAACTGTCTCCCATTTTACCCCTGTCTTCTGCCGTTTAAATCATCGGGAAAAGTGCTCCAAGAGCTATTTTTTGTTGCCTCGTAATTTCGTTGATGCCCTTTAACGCATACTGGTACATCATGTCAAACTGTTCTTTTGTAAAAGGCGTCTTTTCTGCCGTGCCCTGTACCTCTATGAGCTGCCCCTTGCCTGTCATCACGAAATTCATATCCACTTCAGCCCTGGAATCCTCATCGTATGACATATCAAGAGCAATCTCGCCATTTACCAGTCCTACACTGATTGCCGCAACAGAATCACGAAACGGTATTTTTTCGATGACGCCTCTTTTCTTCATAGCCCATAAAGCCTCCACAAGGGCTACATAGGCGCCTGTAATGCTCGCCGTTCTTGTCCCGCCATCAGCCTGTATTACGTCACAGTCTATCCAAAGCGTCCTCTCGCCGATTATGTCAAGATTTAATACGGCACGGAGAGCCCTGCCGATAAGCCTCTGTATCTCATGGGTACGCCCCCCTATCTTTCCTGAAACCGCTTCTCTCATTGACCTTGTTTTGGTAGCTCTCGGCAGCATAGAATATTCAGCAGTCAACCATCCTTTCCCTGAATTTTTCAAAAAAGGCGGAACTTTCTCTTCCACGCTCACGCCGCATATTACCTTCGTCTCGCCCATCTCGACAAGGACAGAGCCTTCAGGAAATTTCAGGAAATTCTTCGTTATCCTTAACTCTCGTATTTTGTCGTTTACCCTTCCATTACTTCTCATTTTTTATACCTCTCATAAAATATTTCTGAAGACAATCATTTAACGTATTCAGCGTTTCACCCGTCTTGTCCTTTGTGCATTCCATTCTCAAAAAAACACCGGGCATATCAACGCCATGGAGGGGGAGCAACGGAAGTTCCTTAACTGTTTTACCAAAAGAAGATGCGACGCATTTTGCAATTTCCGTAGAACGAACAATGTGTTGTGCGGGAATCTCCTCAATTGTGAGAAATTTGCCGCTTCCTTTTTTTGAGTTCGTTACAGCAACAAAAACATCGTCCTTATCTCCAATACGAAAATCAATGGCCAACATCAGCAAAGCATTTGCCCTGTTGATTCTGTTCGCATTCTCCAGATGTTTTTCAAATGTTTCCGGTTTTTCATAAATACTCACATTATAGCCCTTACTGTCAAAATATTTCTTCAACAGGCTCCAGGCATTCTGATCTTTTTCTCCGGTACGATATAATATAATATGCTCGCCGGCAAAGGAACAAAATAACGGGAATAATATACATACAAGAATGATAAAGACCTTCATTCGAGACTCTCTATTGTATGTGCCTGATTTTCTTCCTGATATTTTTGCTCATAAAATCTCCGAAAATCACGTGATATTTTCAGAACTGTAAACTGTTTAACGTTTTTCAAGTATATACCTTTCAAGGTTCACTGCGGCCAGGGCTCCATCCCCTACAGCGGTAGAAATTTGCCGTAAGGTCTTTTTTCTTGCATCACCGGCAATAAATATACCCTTCGTCTTTGCAGAAAGGGCTTCGTCAGTCAATACAAATCCTGAATCATCCCTGTCGACAAGATCTTTCAGGAAAGCAGTATTCGGCCTTGCGCCCACATAAACGAATACCCCG
This portion of the Pseudomonadota bacterium genome encodes:
- the lepA gene encoding translation elongation factor 4; the protein is MKQIRNFSIIAHIDHGKSTLADRLIQHADLVDDRQFRDQILDNMDIERERGITIKSQTVNLPYKSKINGEEFEFNLIDTPGHVDFSYEVSRALASCEGVLLLVDASQGVEAQTLANLYAAMEHNLVVIPVINKIDLPSADIDRVKEEIDGELGLDPESALLCSAKEGTGVEEIFEAIAERIPPPAGDLEKPLSALIFDAQYDSFRGTIISCRIFNGSVRPGDTIRLMAMGTQHRVEEVGIFRLKMEPRKDLTAGMVGYIIAGIKTVSDTRVGDTITLDTNPAKEPLPGFKEVKPVVFSSIYPIASDDYLSLADALEKYKLNDAALVYQKDSSAALGQGFRCGFLGLLHLEIVQERLEREFDQSIIMTSPSVQYRFLLADGRTVTIDNPAYYPDPTEIKKGEEPFIRASIMIPERYVGVVMKLCLDRRGVNSRLSYPTSGRVEITFDMPLGEVIFDFYDRLKSITQGYGSFDYEIIDYRESDLVKLDILVNGEKVDALSMIVHREHARERGVKACDSLKEEIPRQQFKIAIQGAIGGKIISRSTITAFRKDVTAKCYGGDISRKRKLLEKQKKGKKRMKVVGSVEIPQSAFMAVLRTDTE
- the hemW gene encoding radical SAM family heme chaperone HemW, producing MHFPFCKTKCPYCDFYSVTDLSLIDTWLNALQKEMSFYRPDFTVFDSLYLGGGTPTLLNNHQIKRLLDALHNHFTFLPDTEITVEANPDDVTSGKLGALSAVGVNRLSIGVQSFNEKELRFLKRRHTGHNAKKAVKLAKACGFTNIGIDLMYGFEGQTRESWLDTMQMAIELEPMHLSCYQFTLEETTPYGKLKTEGKLKSITEEEEREFFLLTSSFLKLNGFIHYEVSNYGKGKKYFSRHNRKYWQHVPYLGLGPAAHSFKDNVRWWNYRSVEEYCQVVSQGRKPVDGSENLTDEQLRLERLYLGFRTQSGVCVDDICSSPSMTQTLSQLKRSGFVKIRSNMIIPTLKGYLIADHLPLMFT
- the rdgB gene encoding RdgB/HAM1 family non-canonical purine NTP pyrophosphatase; this translates as MKDVVIATVNPGKLEEIKAILHGEFVNFYSLTDLEDQVEVSEDSLLYLENAMKKARKIGDRFNMDTIADDSGIEVAALGGRPGIFSSRYGKDDEDRINKLLVELKGIPWEKRGAVFKAYIALYMPEKERSYVFYGSLKGYIGFERKGEKGFGYDPVFYVPELDKYIAELTMEEKNRLSHRGRALHALKEFLNTDFFRNPEALKQ
- the rph gene encoding ribonuclease PH, whose translation is MRSNGRVNDKIRELRITKNFLKFPEGSVLVEMGETKVICGVSVEEKVPPFLKNSGKGWLTAEYSMLPRATKTRSMREAVSGKIGGRTHEIQRLIGRALRAVLNLDIIGERTLWIDCDVIQADGGTRTASITGAYVALVEALWAMKKRGVIEKIPFRDSVAAISVGLVNGEIALDMSYDEDSRAEVDMNFVMTGKGQLIEVQGTAEKTPFTKEQFDMMYQYALKGINEITRQQKIALGALFPMI